The following proteins come from a genomic window of Gemmatimonadota bacterium:
- a CDS encoding aminotransferase class I/II-fold pyridoxal phosphate-dependent enzyme has translation MSASGISTVGALAAHAAQRPANDPIFALNAEATRRAAAGESILNSTLGALMLDDGRLATMRTVTEALGRVPPERAAGYAPIGGDPPFLKAVIEDLLGSGALSEQAVAVATPGGTGALHHAVMNFLDPGQALLTTSYFWGPYRVIAEHAGRRVETFEMLGADLRLNVEAFARALDEQIARQGRALVVFNFPCHNPTGYSLDAEEWAAVASVVAESGRRAPVAFLLDHAYARFGPEHAGGWAAQVPRLLEAATVLFAWTASKSFCQYGARVGALVAVHTDPEMRARISNALNYSCRATFSNCNHLGILAVTELLTDPVLARRSTEERSGLVELLDERVRAFNDAAAATTLRYPRYEGGFFVSVFTDDGEGAAARMREEGVYVVPGPKALRVALCATPAGAIPRLVGALHRAVPLSGG, from the coding sequence GTGAGTGCGAGCGGCATTTCCACGGTCGGCGCCCTCGCGGCGCACGCGGCCCAGCGCCCCGCCAATGATCCCATCTTCGCGCTGAACGCCGAGGCCACCCGCCGGGCCGCCGCGGGTGAGTCCATCCTGAACTCCACGTTGGGCGCCCTGATGCTCGACGACGGGCGGCTCGCCACCATGCGCACGGTCACCGAGGCGCTGGGCCGCGTGCCGCCCGAGCGCGCCGCCGGCTACGCTCCGATCGGAGGGGACCCACCTTTCCTGAAGGCCGTCATCGAGGACCTGCTGGGCAGCGGGGCCCTCTCGGAGCAGGCCGTAGCGGTGGCAACCCCGGGTGGCACGGGAGCGCTGCATCACGCCGTGATGAACTTCCTCGACCCCGGTCAGGCGCTGCTCACCACCAGCTATTTCTGGGGCCCCTACCGCGTCATCGCCGAACACGCCGGGCGCCGGGTCGAGACCTTCGAGATGCTTGGCGCGGACCTGCGCTTGAACGTGGAGGCCTTCGCGCGCGCGTTGGACGAACAGATCGCGCGTCAGGGCCGCGCCTTGGTGGTGTTCAACTTCCCCTGCCACAACCCCACGGGCTACTCGCTCGATGCCGAGGAATGGGCGGCCGTCGCTTCCGTGGTGGCGGAGTCGGGGCGCAGGGCGCCGGTGGCGTTCCTGCTGGACCACGCCTATGCGCGCTTCGGGCCGGAGCACGCCGGAGGCTGGGCAGCGCAGGTCCCGCGTCTGCTGGAGGCCGCCACCGTCCTCTTCGCCTGGACGGCGTCGAAGTCGTTCTGCCAGTACGGCGCCCGCGTGGGTGCTTTGGTGGCCGTGCACACGGATCCGGAAATGCGGGCCCGCATCTCCAACGCGCTCAACTATTCATGTCGGGCCACCTTCTCCAACTGCAACCACCTCGGGATCCTGGCCGTCACCGAGCTGCTGACCGACCCCGTCCTGGCGCGGCGCTCGACCGAGGAACGAAGCGGCCTCGTGGAACTCCTCGATGAGCGTGTGCGCGCCTTCAACGACGCGGCGGCTGCGACGACCTTGCGCTACCCGCGCTACGAGGGAGGCTTCTTCGTGTCGGTCTTCACGGACGATGGCGAAGGCGCGGCCGCGCGCATGCGGGAGGAGGGCGTGTACGTCGTGCCGGGACCCAAGGCCCTACGGGTCGCGCTCTGCGCCACACCGGCTGGAGCCATCCCGCGCCTGGTCGGCGCGCTGCACCGTGCTGTGCCGCTGAGCGGAGGCTGA
- a CDS encoding ankyrin repeat domain-containing protein, producing MNARSGVRRRSGALSALLASTLLLAATGPESPVADAAMRGEREAVRALLSRGADVNAAQGDGMTALHWAAERGDAELARLLLEAGAEVGTATRNGAYTPLHLAARVGDAATVRALLDAGADVRAATTTGGALPLHLAAASASAEAVEALLAAGADADAPDEVYGQTALMYAAAAGRLGSVQSLLAAGADVSLTSKVVDVAERAQRDRGAQVERNRRVRAARSAAMGNSNAGTAQGRGGQGAAAGQRPGQGRRDDAEYLPQRMQEDVEPLSYGQLVGGQGGLAALHYAVRQGHGDVAHALLAAGADIDQVTGGDHTSPLLMACINGYFDLALELLDGGADVNLASDAGATPLFAVINTHWAPKSRYPQQMAYQNQRAGYMEMMETFLKAGADPNARLTKHLWYLGYNFDLLQVDVAGATPFWRAAYATDVPAMRLLVANGADPNIPTKKVPARRGGESDQGDISDDPSGLPPVPIGGPAVYPIHAASGVGYGEGFAGNAHRHVPDGWVPAVRYLVEEQHADVNARDANGYSALHHAAARGDVELIQYLVDHGADVTVVSRRGQTAADMANGPVQRVQPWPEALALLERLGSKNNNRCVSCE from the coding sequence ATGAACGCCCGTTCGGGTGTGCGGAGGCGGAGCGGAGCGCTGAGCGCGTTGTTGGCGTCCACGCTGCTCCTGGCCGCGACGGGTCCTGAGTCCCCGGTCGCCGATGCCGCGATGCGGGGAGAGCGCGAGGCCGTGCGGGCACTCCTGTCCCGAGGCGCCGACGTCAATGCCGCACAGGGTGACGGAATGACGGCGCTGCACTGGGCGGCGGAGCGTGGCGACGCGGAGCTCGCCCGCCTGCTGTTGGAGGCCGGCGCGGAGGTGGGCACCGCCACACGCAATGGCGCCTACACCCCTCTGCACCTGGCGGCCCGCGTCGGAGATGCGGCCACGGTGCGCGCGCTCCTGGACGCCGGAGCCGACGTACGGGCGGCCACCACGACCGGCGGCGCACTGCCCCTGCACCTCGCAGCGGCCTCGGCCAGCGCAGAAGCGGTGGAGGCCCTGCTGGCGGCCGGAGCGGACGCGGACGCGCCGGACGAGGTGTACGGACAGACGGCGCTGATGTACGCCGCCGCCGCAGGCCGCCTCGGCTCCGTCCAGAGTCTCCTGGCCGCCGGCGCCGATGTGTCGCTCACCTCCAAGGTGGTCGACGTGGCCGAGCGTGCCCAGCGCGATCGCGGGGCCCAGGTGGAGCGCAACCGCCGCGTGCGTGCTGCCCGCTCCGCCGCCATGGGCAATTCGAACGCGGGGACTGCCCAGGGCCGTGGCGGACAGGGCGCCGCCGCGGGTCAGCGGCCCGGCCAAGGCCGGCGGGACGACGCCGAGTACCTCCCGCAGCGCATGCAGGAAGACGTAGAGCCGCTGTCCTACGGACAACTGGTCGGCGGTCAGGGCGGCCTGGCGGCGCTTCACTACGCGGTTCGCCAAGGGCATGGGGACGTGGCCCACGCGCTCCTGGCTGCCGGGGCCGACATCGATCAAGTCACGGGCGGTGATCACACCTCACCGCTGCTCATGGCCTGCATCAACGGCTACTTCGACCTGGCCCTCGAGCTCCTGGACGGCGGTGCGGACGTGAACCTGGCCAGCGACGCGGGCGCCACGCCCTTGTTCGCGGTCATCAACACGCACTGGGCACCCAAGTCGCGCTATCCCCAGCAGATGGCCTACCAGAACCAGCGCGCCGGGTACATGGAGATGATGGAGACGTTCCTGAAGGCGGGGGCTGATCCCAATGCTCGCTTGACCAAGCATCTCTGGTATCTCGGGTACAACTTCGACCTGCTTCAGGTCGACGTCGCGGGCGCCACCCCGTTCTGGCGAGCCGCCTACGCCACCGACGTGCCGGCCATGCGTCTGCTGGTGGCCAATGGCGCCGATCCCAACATCCCGACCAAGAAGGTCCCCGCCCGCCGTGGCGGTGAGTCGGACCAGGGAGACATCAGCGACGATCCGTCGGGACTGCCCCCGGTTCCCATCGGAGGCCCGGCCGTGTACCCGATCCACGCGGCGTCCGGTGTCGGATACGGCGAAGGTTTCGCCGGCAACGCCCACCGACACGTTCCGGACGGCTGGGTCCCGGCGGTCCGCTATCTGGTCGAGGAGCAGCATGCGGACGTGAATGCTCGTGATGCCAACGGCTACAGCGCTCTGCATCACGCTGCCGCCCGCGGAGACGTGGAGCTGATCCAGTACCTGGTGGATCACGGGGCCGATGTGACCGTGGTGAGCCGCCGGGGTCAGACGGCGGCGGACATGGCCAACGGGCCGGTCCAGCGCGTCCAGCCGTGGCCGGAAGCGCTGGCGCTGCTCGAACGGCTGGGCTCCAAGAACAACAACCGCTGCGTGTCGTGCGAGTAG
- a CDS encoding DUF5916 domain-containing protein: MIDRFLRLVLPPVTLGVLLGLPASALAQEAPLRARERSGSVVMHGGSEASGVIDLPRLRGVVTLDGVSDEDAWADVPTLDLTMYEPTYRGSSDRQIELLVAYDDEAVYVAGRFYHADPSAIRAFSLTRDRWSGDDSFGILLDTFNDNENALRFVGMPLGARMDMSITGDGQNADGGGGGGGGGLGPRNNAWNTFWDLETRITEDGWFGEMRIPFSSLRFESLPDGSVVMGMMVYAYEPGQGNRWTFPAIPRQFPYTQVSVWQDVRLRDVAPRNPVYISPYALTSTAYAASLAPDESGYVGASDRSVEVGADLKLNPTPNLTLDLTANTDFAAVEADQQQVNLTRFSLFFEEKRPFFQERAGIFQFETGADQGTLFYSRRIGLAEGQPVRILGGARLVGRVGSWDLGFIEMQTAGQDSVSAENFGVLRLRRRVLNANSFVGAMATSRIDAEGAYNATYGVDGLVRVAGNEYLTVKWLQTLQGGDPEHELLPGGVDAGRMVVDWTRRQVQGLSYQHAFTWSGPGYDPGVGFEPRSDFMRAQSDWNYQWFPSQSSRFRRVWVGSKSNLWIRNADDEVDSGLFNPFLQIETKPGASVQVSTTTTYEDVLEPFSLSDEAEILAGSYWATEAALELRAARGWTVRPNLTARFGRFYDGSRLGFESNFNWAVNQYLELGGGWDWNRIRFDERAQAFDSNLIRLRAQGALNTEISLNAFVQYNSLSGQVSTNARLRYNFREGQDLWLVWNEGLNLERDVLGLPRRPFEDARTLTLKYTHTLIH; this comes from the coding sequence GTGATCGATCGGTTCCTCCGCCTTGTTCTCCCGCCCGTCACGCTTGGGGTCCTGCTCGGCCTTCCCGCATCCGCCCTCGCCCAGGAGGCGCCGCTGCGGGCTCGGGAGCGCTCCGGCTCGGTGGTCATGCACGGAGGCTCGGAGGCCAGCGGCGTCATCGACCTCCCACGACTGCGTGGCGTCGTCACGTTGGACGGAGTCAGCGACGAGGACGCCTGGGCCGACGTCCCCACGCTCGACCTCACCATGTACGAGCCCACCTACCGGGGCTCGAGCGACCGCCAGATCGAGCTGCTGGTCGCCTACGACGACGAGGCCGTCTACGTCGCGGGCCGCTTCTATCACGCGGATCCCTCCGCCATTCGCGCCTTCTCGCTGACCCGGGATCGCTGGAGCGGAGACGACAGCTTCGGGATCCTGCTGGACACCTTCAACGACAACGAGAACGCGCTCCGCTTCGTGGGGATGCCCTTGGGCGCCCGCATGGACATGTCGATCACCGGCGATGGGCAGAACGCCGATGGGGGTGGCGGAGGGGGCGGCGGCGGATTGGGGCCCCGCAACAACGCCTGGAACACGTTCTGGGATCTGGAGACGCGGATCACCGAAGACGGCTGGTTCGGGGAGATGCGCATTCCCTTCTCCAGCCTGCGCTTCGAGAGCCTGCCCGACGGCTCGGTCGTGATGGGGATGATGGTCTACGCCTACGAGCCGGGGCAGGGCAACCGCTGGACGTTTCCCGCCATTCCGCGGCAGTTCCCCTACACGCAGGTCTCCGTGTGGCAGGACGTGCGGCTCCGGGACGTAGCCCCGCGCAATCCCGTCTACATCAGTCCCTACGCGCTCACCAGCACGGCCTATGCGGCGTCGCTCGCTCCGGACGAGAGCGGTTACGTGGGTGCGTCGGATCGCAGCGTGGAGGTAGGCGCCGACCTGAAGCTCAACCCCACCCCGAATCTGACGCTGGACCTGACGGCCAACACGGACTTCGCTGCCGTGGAGGCCGATCAGCAACAGGTCAATCTCACGCGCTTCTCACTGTTCTTCGAGGAAAAGCGGCCGTTCTTCCAGGAGCGCGCCGGTATCTTCCAGTTCGAGACCGGCGCCGATCAAGGCACGCTGTTCTACTCGCGTCGGATCGGCTTGGCGGAGGGCCAGCCCGTCCGCATCCTGGGCGGCGCTCGGCTCGTGGGCCGGGTGGGCAGTTGGGACCTCGGGTTCATCGAGATGCAGACGGCCGGTCAGGACAGCGTGTCCGCGGAGAACTTCGGGGTGCTCCGCCTGCGGCGACGGGTCCTCAACGCCAATTCGTTCGTGGGGGCGATGGCCACCAGCCGCATCGATGCCGAGGGCGCCTACAACGCGACCTACGGCGTGGACGGGCTCGTGCGCGTGGCCGGAAACGAGTACCTCACGGTGAAGTGGCTGCAGACGCTGCAGGGGGGCGACCCGGAGCACGAGCTCCTGCCCGGGGGCGTCGACGCGGGACGCATGGTGGTGGACTGGACGCGGAGGCAGGTGCAGGGGCTCAGCTATCAGCATGCCTTCACCTGGTCCGGTCCGGGCTACGATCCCGGAGTAGGTTTCGAACCCCGCTCGGACTTCATGCGCGCCCAGAGCGACTGGAACTACCAGTGGTTTCCCTCGCAGTCGTCACGGTTCCGGCGTGTCTGGGTGGGCTCCAAGAGCAACCTGTGGATCCGCAACGCGGACGATGAGGTCGACAGCGGCCTGTTCAACCCCTTCCTCCAGATCGAGACCAAGCCCGGCGCCTCGGTACAAGTCTCCACGACCACGACCTACGAGGATGTCCTCGAGCCCTTCTCGCTCTCCGACGAGGCCGAGATCCTGGCGGGGTCGTACTGGGCCACCGAAGCCGCCTTGGAACTGCGGGCGGCGCGGGGGTGGACCGTTCGCCCCAACCTCACGGCCCGCTTCGGTCGCTTCTACGACGGGTCGCGGCTCGGGTTCGAATCCAACTTCAACTGGGCCGTGAACCAGTACCTGGAGTTGGGCGGAGGGTGGGACTGGAACCGGATCCGCTTCGACGAGCGCGCGCAAGCATTCGACTCGAACCTGATTCGCCTCCGAGCCCAGGGCGCGCTCAACACCGAGATCTCGCTCAACGCGTTCGTGCAGTACAACTCGCTGTCCGGACAGGTGAGCACCAACGCGCGGCTTCGCTACAACTTCCGCGAAGGTCAGGACCTCTGGCTGGTGTGGAACGAGGGTCTGAACCTTGAACGTGACGTGTTGGGGCTCCCGAGACGGCCCTTCGAGGACGCCCGGACCCTGACGCTGAAATACACGCACACCTTGATCCACTAG
- a CDS encoding DUF1028 domain-containing protein, translating into MRVARSRRSRATRTLRRPRLPRTAFLSALASILLPVSLSATWSVIAVDSRTGQVIIASATCVPQERLYGFPSEGLMDVQAIVVPGVGVAAAQAGVDRTRRNQSLIYRELKRGTAPEQIIEMLSADSAFQSRQFGIVDMQGRCAGHSGSRNGQASLWQADSIPELGIYFSVQGNILTSDDVVHEAVTAFKAEGGTMADRVMAAMEAADAAGGDSRCSCSTDPVLEAPCTHKTAHVAYIRGAEPTGVDGASREFFINVTDQDIRPGENANPVTTLRMRYERWKAEGGGRE; encoded by the coding sequence GTGCGAGTAGCCCGGAGTCGGCGGAGCCGTGCGACCCGCACGCTCCGCCGACCGCGCCTCCCGCGCACGGCCTTCCTCAGCGCCCTCGCCAGCATCCTGCTCCCCGTCTCGCTGTCGGCGACCTGGTCGGTCATCGCGGTAGACTCCCGCACCGGGCAGGTCATCATCGCCTCGGCCACCTGCGTGCCGCAGGAGCGCCTGTACGGGTTCCCCTCGGAAGGCCTGATGGACGTGCAGGCCATCGTGGTGCCGGGCGTCGGAGTGGCCGCCGCCCAGGCGGGTGTGGACCGGACGCGCCGCAATCAGTCGCTGATCTACCGCGAGCTCAAGCGCGGCACCGCGCCCGAACAGATCATCGAGATGCTGAGCGCCGATTCCGCGTTCCAGTCGCGGCAGTTCGGCATCGTGGACATGCAGGGGCGCTGCGCGGGTCACTCCGGAAGCCGCAACGGACAGGCGTCGCTCTGGCAGGCGGACAGCATCCCGGAGTTGGGGATCTATTTCTCGGTGCAAGGCAACATCCTGACGTCCGACGACGTGGTGCATGAAGCCGTGACGGCCTTCAAGGCCGAGGGCGGCACGATGGCCGATCGCGTGATGGCTGCAATGGAAGCGGCCGACGCCGCCGGTGGAGATTCCCGCTGCAGCTGCAGCACCGACCCCGTGCTGGAGGCACCCTGCACGCACAAGACGGCACACGTGGCCTACATCCGGGGGGCCGAGCCCACCGGAGTGGACGGTGCCTCGCGCGAATTCTTCATCAACGTCACGGACCAGGACATTCGTCCGGGAGAGAACGCCAATCCGGTGACCACGCTCCGGATGCGCTACGAGCGCTGGAAGGCGGAGGGCGGTGGCCGGGAGTAG
- a CDS encoding DUF6515 family protein, whose protein sequence is MSKTRTARARRLLRTAGLLLALPLLSAGASSCAHGGLVIGTVVTALPHGFLTISVGTGHLYFYDGFFYRTRGPRYVVVRPPLGVFVPLLPRGYRIVHVREVPYAYYRGIFYKEDPRRGWEVVRPPVGAQVDRLPEGAARERIDGVDYYVYAGVWYRPTVIGRSTAYVVADVQRP, encoded by the coding sequence ATGAGCAAGACGAGAACGGCGAGGGCCCGACGGCTCCTGCGGACCGCGGGACTGCTTCTAGCGCTGCCCCTTCTTTCCGCGGGGGCGTCCAGTTGTGCGCACGGCGGCCTCGTGATCGGTACGGTCGTGACGGCGCTGCCGCACGGATTCCTGACCATCTCCGTGGGCACGGGACACCTGTACTTCTACGACGGCTTCTTCTACCGGACCCGAGGGCCCCGGTACGTGGTGGTTCGTCCCCCGCTCGGCGTGTTCGTGCCGCTGTTGCCCAGGGGGTACCGGATCGTCCATGTACGCGAGGTGCCCTACGCCTACTATCGGGGCATCTTCTACAAAGAGGATCCTCGCCGGGGGTGGGAAGTGGTACGGCCGCCGGTCGGTGCCCAGGTGGACCGACTCCCCGAGGGCGCCGCGCGTGAGCGCATCGACGGAGTGGACTACTACGTGTATGCCGGCGTCTGGTACCGGCCCACGGTGATCGGACGGTCCACCGCCTACGTGGTAGCGGATGTGCAGCGGCCGTAG
- a CDS encoding M20/M25/M40 family metallo-hydrolase, with amino-acid sequence MQTQTRLPLLALMLLAWTPVPSLAQSGPEVARSFREANEAAILRDFAELLSHPNRASDAEDIRAAGEAVRNALQDVGVDSRLLEIEGAAPLVYGTLRVPGATRTLGMYIHYDGQPVNPAEWTHPPFEPTLYTASLEAGGAPRPLPEVGQRVDPEWRLYARSAGDDKAPIAAILPVLRAFREGGVTPTSNLVFFLDGEEEAGSVHLGDYMEMMKDELDDIDVWLFFDGPAHQSGRPQLTFGVRGAMGMEVTVYGATRNLHSGHYGNWAPDTGNILAHLLASMKDTEGRVLVEGWYDSAAPLGAEERAALESMPDYDSELKRELGLVWTEGQPESLPERLLVPALNVRGITSANTGALASNVIPNTAVASLGIRLVKGNDPAHMRDLIVRHIEKQGFHVVTEDPDMETRLRYPRIAKVTGGGGAAPAARTEMADPYVQQVIGAATQAADRAFGEGSLILSPGMGGTLPLYLFTDVAGKPAINVPIANHDNNQHAPDENLRIANLWYAIDLYAALLTMPRPVS; translated from the coding sequence ATGCAGACACAAACGCGCCTTCCGCTCTTGGCTCTGATGCTTCTCGCGTGGACTCCAGTCCCGAGCCTGGCCCAGAGCGGGCCTGAGGTCGCACGCTCCTTCCGCGAAGCCAACGAGGCAGCCATCCTACGCGACTTCGCGGAATTGCTCTCGCACCCCAATCGCGCGTCGGACGCCGAAGACATTCGCGCGGCGGGGGAGGCCGTGCGGAACGCCTTGCAGGACGTCGGCGTGGATTCCCGTCTCCTCGAGATCGAGGGCGCCGCGCCGTTGGTCTACGGCACGCTTCGCGTTCCGGGAGCGACACGCACGCTGGGGATGTACATCCATTACGATGGGCAACCCGTCAATCCCGCCGAGTGGACCCATCCTCCCTTCGAGCCCACGCTCTACACCGCCTCCCTGGAGGCGGGCGGGGCGCCGCGGCCTCTCCCTGAGGTGGGTCAGCGCGTGGACCCCGAGTGGCGCCTCTACGCGCGCTCGGCCGGCGACGACAAGGCGCCGATCGCGGCAATCCTTCCCGTGCTGCGCGCGTTCCGCGAAGGCGGGGTGACGCCGACCTCCAACCTCGTCTTCTTCCTGGACGGTGAAGAGGAGGCGGGCTCCGTCCACCTCGGAGACTACATGGAGATGATGAAGGACGAGCTGGACGACATCGACGTATGGCTGTTCTTCGACGGTCCGGCTCACCAGAGCGGTCGACCTCAGCTCACGTTCGGTGTGCGCGGCGCCATGGGGATGGAGGTGACGGTCTACGGCGCCACCCGCAACCTGCACTCCGGCCACTACGGCAATTGGGCCCCCGACACCGGGAACATCCTCGCGCACCTCCTGGCATCCATGAAGGACACCGAGGGCCGCGTGCTCGTCGAGGGCTGGTACGACAGTGCCGCGCCCCTGGGAGCCGAAGAGCGTGCGGCTCTGGAGAGCATGCCCGACTACGACAGCGAGCTCAAGCGCGAGCTGGGGCTGGTCTGGACGGAGGGACAGCCGGAGAGCCTCCCGGAGCGTCTGCTGGTGCCCGCCCTCAACGTGCGGGGCATCACCAGCGCCAACACGGGGGCTCTGGCCAGCAACGTGATCCCCAACACGGCCGTGGCCTCGCTGGGCATTCGGCTCGTCAAGGGCAACGACCCCGCGCATATGCGGGACCTCATCGTCCGCCACATCGAGAAGCAGGGGTTCCACGTCGTGACCGAGGATCCAGACATGGAGACGCGGCTGCGCTACCCACGGATCGCCAAGGTAACCGGAGGCGGAGGAGCCGCCCCCGCGGCGCGGACCGAAATGGCCGATCCCTACGTGCAACAGGTGATCGGCGCGGCCACCCAGGCCGCCGACCGCGCCTTCGGGGAGGGCTCGCTGATCCTCTCCCCGGGCATGGGAGGAACGCTCCCCCTCTACCTCTTCACCGATGTCGCGGGCAAGCCGGCCATCAACGTGCCGATCGCCAACCACGACAACAATCAGCACGCACCCGACGAGAACCTGCGTATCGCCAATCTGTGGTACGCGATCGACCTGTACGCCGCGCTGCTCACCATGCCGCGACCGGTGTCCTGA
- a CDS encoding DUF1552 domain-containing protein → MNILTGKHIPRRTFLQGMGVSVSLPFLDAMLPSGRLFGRTAAEFDKTRLVAIEMVHGAAGASEYGAAQNFWSPAATGSGFDLTPTALSSLEPWRNYLTIVSDTDVRNAEAFETPEIGGDHFRSSAVFLTQSHPHQTVGSDIYAGTSMDQLFAQKFGQDTPIPSLQLCIENIDQSGGCAYGYACVYTDTISWASPTEPLPMIRDPRVAFDMLFGAGGTPAERASRRRTNKSILDFIATRVSQLNRELGAGDRARMERYIENIRELERRIQMVEAYNTSGELRDLPEAPAGVPDSFEEHVKLMFDLQALAFASDMTRTFSFKMGRDSSARVFPESGIDKPFHPASHHGNNPKAIEDFAEINRYHVSMLPYFMQKLADLEEGDSSLLDKTMIVYGSPMGDPNVHNHKRCPLLIAGGANGQMQGNLHVKAAPGTPMANVMLSLLHKLGVDEESFGDSTGEFQFRDVIVDDGSSSKGSDR, encoded by the coding sequence ATGAACATCCTCACCGGCAAGCACATCCCCCGCCGCACCTTCCTGCAGGGAATGGGGGTTTCGGTGTCGCTGCCCTTCCTGGACGCGATGCTTCCCTCGGGCCGCCTCTTCGGCCGCACGGCGGCCGAATTCGACAAGACGCGACTGGTCGCCATCGAGATGGTGCACGGGGCCGCGGGAGCCAGCGAGTACGGCGCCGCCCAGAACTTCTGGTCGCCGGCCGCCACGGGAAGCGGCTTCGATCTCACGCCCACGGCCCTCAGCTCACTCGAGCCGTGGCGGAACTACCTGACCATTGTGTCAGACACCGACGTACGGAACGCCGAGGCGTTCGAGACGCCGGAGATCGGAGGGGACCACTTTCGCTCCAGCGCGGTGTTCCTGACCCAGTCCCACCCGCATCAAACGGTGGGCTCGGACATCTACGCGGGCACGTCGATGGACCAGCTGTTCGCCCAGAAGTTCGGGCAGGACACACCCATCCCCTCGCTCCAACTCTGCATCGAGAACATCGATCAGTCGGGCGGATGCGCCTACGGCTATGCCTGCGTGTACACGGACACCATCAGCTGGGCCTCGCCCACCGAGCCCTTGCCGATGATCCGCGACCCGCGCGTGGCCTTCGACATGCTGTTCGGTGCCGGGGGCACGCCCGCCGAGCGTGCCAGCCGCAGGCGTACCAACAAGTCGATCCTGGACTTCATCGCCACGCGCGTGAGCCAACTGAACCGCGAGTTGGGTGCTGGTGACCGGGCCCGCATGGAGCGCTACATCGAGAACATCCGGGAATTGGAGCGCCGCATCCAGATGGTCGAGGCCTACAACACGAGTGGTGAGCTGCGGGATCTACCCGAAGCCCCGGCCGGTGTACCCGATTCGTTCGAAGAGCACGTCAAGCTGATGTTCGACCTGCAGGCCTTGGCCTTCGCGTCGGACATGACGCGCACGTTCTCGTTCAAGATGGGCCGTGACTCCTCGGCCCGCGTCTTCCCCGAGAGCGGCATCGACAAGCCCTTCCATCCGGCGTCGCACCACGGCAACAATCCCAAGGCCATCGAGGACTTCGCCGAGATCAACCGCTACCACGTCAGCATGCTTCCCTATTTCATGCAGAAGCTGGCGGACCTCGAGGAGGGCGACTCTTCGCTCCTCGACAAGACCATGATCGTGTACGGGTCCCCCATGGGCGATCCGAACGTCCACAACCACAAGCGGTGCCCACTCCTGATCGCCGGCGGTGCCAACGGTCAGATGCAGGGCAACCTGCACGTCAAGGCGGCGCCCGGCACGCCGATGGCCAACGTGATGCTGAGCCTGCTGCACAAGTTGGGCGTCGACGAGGAGTCCTTCGGAGACAGCACGGGCGAGTTCCAGTTCCGGGACGTGATCGTCGATGACGGCTCCAGCAGCAAGGGGTCGGATCGATGA
- a CDS encoding MBL fold metallo-hydrolase, whose translation MRFRHACTAMLTLLTACAAESGPPQVVAADVLRTGDPYARGLSDADFPRIKELAPGVYSYEQLRSAGDERFTTVSLFVVTDEGVLVADGQGNLEETQRLVDTIAGLTDEPIRHVVICSDHGDHTAGNAAFPAGAEFIAHPTSDAALRASAAQTAQRPESAPVVLPTSLVSDARTLMLGDREIQILHLGRAHTGGDLVVYLPREKILFMSETYLNRIFPAMRSAYPSEWVAMLERARALDVDVFVPGHGFVDPPAVLSEELDRYTEAVRQVIAEATRLHEAGLPVDEAVNQAQFGDLESWTLRSSQGATAVRRVYMELAGELPGGPGR comes from the coding sequence ATGCGCTTCCGTCACGCGTGCACCGCGATGCTCACGCTGCTCACCGCCTGCGCGGCGGAGTCCGGCCCCCCGCAGGTCGTCGCCGCAGACGTGCTGCGCACCGGAGATCCGTACGCCCGGGGCCTGAGCGACGCGGACTTCCCGCGCATCAAGGAGCTGGCCCCCGGCGTCTACTCCTACGAACAGCTCCGTTCAGCAGGAGACGAGCGCTTCACCACCGTGAGCCTCTTCGTGGTGACCGATGAGGGCGTACTGGTTGCGGACGGTCAGGGCAACCTGGAGGAGACCCAGCGGCTCGTCGACACGATCGCCGGGCTCACCGACGAGCCCATCCGTCATGTCGTGATCTGTTCCGATCACGGAGATCACACCGCCGGCAACGCCGCCTTCCCGGCCGGAGCCGAGTTCATCGCGCATCCCACCTCCGACGCGGCGTTGCGCGCCAGCGCGGCCCAGACCGCCCAGCGCCCCGAGTCGGCGCCCGTCGTGCTGCCCACCTCGCTGGTCTCGGACGCCCGCACGCTCATGCTCGGGGACCGGGAGATCCAGATCCTGCACCTGGGCCGCGCCCATACCGGTGGGGACCTGGTGGTCTACCTCCCGCGCGAGAAGATCCTCTTCATGAGCGAGACCTACTTGAATCGCATCTTCCCCGCCATGCGCTCGGCCTACCCGTCCGAATGGGTCGCGATGCTCGAGCGGGCGCGAGCGCTGGACGTCGACGTCTTCGTGCCCGGTCACGGGTTCGTCGACCCTCCCGCCGTGCTGAGCGAAGAGCTGGACCGCTACACCGAGGCCGTCCGGCAGGTCATCGCTGAAGCGACACGCCTGCACGAGGCTGGCCTCCCGGTGGACGAGGCGGTCAATCAAGCGCAATTCGGAGACCTCGAGAGCTGGACGTTGCGCTCCAGCCAGGGCGCCACGGCAGTACGGCGCGTGTACATGGAGCTCGCCGGTGAGCTCCCTGGAGGTCCTGGGCGGTGA